In Candidatus Syntrophosphaera sp., the genomic window GCGAGCAAAACCGTGCCCTGGAAGAATTCATGCTGTGAATGGACTGCCCCGTCCAGCACGTCAGCATTGCCCGGCGCTGGATCTTTCTGACGGAAGGCGAGATCCGCTGGGTGGATGATTTTCTGCAGAGGCTGCAAAACTGAGCCAGGAGAAACGGTATTCCGGAAAGTAATGGGAAGCCCGGAATCACCTTCCGGGCTTTGTTTATCTCAGAATCAACTTGAAAGCGTCCGGCTCAGGACAACGATCTGTCTACGATCAAAGGGGCGCCATCCGGTGCAAGTAAAAGGACATCAGGGCTTCGAGTTCGGGTTCGAAGGTCAGCAGCTCAAATTCCTCCGGCAGCTCCGCCGCCGCGCGTTCCGCCTCGCTCAAAGCCGCGGCAAAGGCGGCTTCGGGATCGGAAACCGGCTGCTGGCAGATGAGATCCGGCCCGAAACCGGCCTCGATGTCCAGTTCAATGGGTTTGGGCATGGCATAGCCGACGTGTTTCCATTCTGCCGTGCGGATGTTGAATTCATACTGGGTGAGGAACTTATGGCCGTGGGCGAGGACAAATTTGACCGCGGCGATGAGGTAATCCACCTCGGCCTCGGTCATGCAGTAATGCAGGTTGAGGCGCACCCAGCCGGGTTTTATCCCGTGGTAGCCGGCATTGGTGATCAGGCAGCGGTAATAATCCGAGGCCTGGAGAGGAATGTTCATCAGGAAATGGCCGTAGGGCCCGGCGCAGGAGCAGCCGGCCCGGGTCTGGATGCCGAAGAGGTCGTTGATCAGGCGGGTGACGAATTTGGGATGGAGGTATTTGTCGCGGTGGATGATGTTGAAAGGCACGATCGGCACTTTCTTCTCCGCTTCCTGGGGCCCGTAGAAAACGATCCGATCGTCTCCGGCGAAGGCGGCCTTGAACCTTTCGTAGAGATGCTTTTCCAGGATGTCGATGACCTGGTGGCCCACCTTTTCCTTGAGCTGGAAGGCCAGGGCCGTCCGCAAGGCCTGCATGATGCCCGGAGTGCCAGGTTTCTCGCGGCTTTCGATATCGCGGACGTATTCCTCTTTCAGGGGGGAGACGAAATCCACCGTTCCTCCGGCAGACACTGTTGGAGGCAGGTTTTGGGGATAGATGTCCGCGTTGAAGACCAGGATCCCGGAGGTGCCGGGGCCGCCTAAAAACTTATGCGGGGAAAGGAAAATGGCGTCGAACCAGGATTCGGGATCGCGGTTCATGTCGATGGATACGTAGGGGGC contains:
- a CDS encoding aminotransferase class V-fold PLP-dependent enzyme translates to MEKKNASELIRGLDWLREDIIGRNILIPTPYGQRPLVYADFTASGRSLRSIERVIQNILQYYANTHTEDDFTGKTMTTLLHDAEKIIKRCVNAGPKGKIIFCGSGSTGGVNKLLQILGVYWPPATRERIAEVLKSCLLRNPGGVDCNQALHDYMEEHKPIVFVGPYEHHSNEIMWRQTLCDIVEIPLNAAQELDLEKLEETVSDPRWEGRLKIGSFSAASNVTGLKTPVHDVARILHRHGALACFDFAACAPYVSIDMNRDPESWFDAIFLSPHKFLGGPGTSGILVFNADIYPQNLPPTVSAGGTVDFVSPLKEEYVRDIESREKPGTPGIMQALRTALAFQLKEKVGHQVIDILEKHLYERFKAAFAGDDRIVFYGPQEAEKKVPIVPFNIIHRDKYLHPKFVTRLINDLFGIQTRAGCSCAGPYGHFLMNIPLQASDYYRCLITNAGYHGIKPGWVRLNLHYCMTEAEVDYLIAAVKFVLAHGHKFLTQYEFNIRTAEWKHVGYAMPKPIELDIEAGFGPDLICQQPVSDPEAAFAAALSEAERAAAELPEEFELLTFEPELEALMSFYLHRMAPL